CCAAAGCACAactaagttttcttttttaatatttttcaattacacAAATGTTAgtgttaatatatatttttaaatttttagatgGTGAGTGATGgtaaattattagtgatgatGTGGCATTTTGATGGAATTCTAACTATCTATTAATGGAGGAATTGATTTGATCAAAGATAAAAACTTAAGaagtaaaaagttaaaaactaaaatcCATAAATTAATCTAACAGTACAAACCATAAActattttaacatttttgtgTAAATTCTAGATAATAGATTCCTTCttcatttttgtgtaattgtaaTAATGAAGTTTAATTGTTATAAATGCATATATGAACTTGATAGCTACATTCTTAGAATTGAATCACATTCATGTACCAACACTTAGAATTATTAAATTCGTCAATGCATTTCATTAAGtcatttatcatattttcatgTTCTTTATTTTCCTACGTCTAAAAAAGGGTGCCTTGAGGATAATTTCTAAAAGTCATTTCCTtgatcattaaataaataaaaattaaaaaaaattaaattgatgagTCGTCATTTGGAGCGGTAACATTGAGGCGACAAACTATCATTTTTGATTAAATTTTACAACATAAACAAGAATATTGACCTAAAATATGTAAATTGGGAATATGGTTGTATAGTTTTCCGGCTGGATTGATAAAATTGACTGGACCGAACCGAAAGTTGTACCAGTTGATTTTAGTTCCACAAATTGTAGATCGAAGAAATTCTATCAAGTCTTGGGGtctatcaattatttttatatagtaattatataagttaatgatattattttaatctaatttattatcattgactgtgtagaatataaataatatatgctatcaattaataataaatcataaatcatgtgataatttatatcattatatgtaaatagttaatacatcatacatttattaatactctactatttacacttaattaaagtaattaggtaattatctttttaaatacctaagttgcaagCAAGCATAAATAATCTATGTATAATGAAAttacttaatattaattaactatatataaagtgTATGACATTATTAATAGTTATGCATCCTAAAAAGTAAGTTAGTAAACAGTAACTATCaatatcataaatattattataattaaatatttttttaataagttggttacataattcatattaataattcacttgattttaaatttagtaatttaaataattttttattaatttattaaaaaaaaaaaagatgaaatagaCTCAACCGATAGACACTGGTTTGGTCTGATTCGTATGGTTATTTGATCCGAGCAAAAAAGTAATGGACCAAAAACACCCTAACCTAACTGCATCGATTTACACCTTAATTGGGAAGTATTTAGTAGGACTTAGGGTTGGTACCGACGCTATTGCGGTTACTGAAATAACAAGAAATATTGAAGAGATTGTACGGTCATCCAGAGTGTCAGTAAGTGGTCCGTGGAAGGCAGCCCGTTTTGTTTAATGTCCTGATTTTTCAATTCAAACCCAAACGGTTATGGATCAAATTGGGCTAAGCCTTATAGATAGAAATGAGTTGAAGAGAaaacataaatagaaaaaaataaataaataacaaaaaataaacaaacggctatcaattaaatttatttgataCGAATAGATTATTTGGATTTTCATGATTAtcgtaatattaaaaaataattaccacaAATTACGCCTCTAATGGCATGACCCCAAGACCTCTTAAATGATGTATTAAAGGTATTGGAGCAATTAATATTGGTCTGGCCCAATATAAGGGCCCAAGGCACATTATCCCTAAAGGATAACTAGTCAAAGAGTTGTTAAATGTAACACGTCCTCACTGCCCTGATTATTAGGGAGATACCTAGCTTCTGAATATGGATGACGTGGTGATTAGATAATTCTGATATATTAAGGATAAACCTTTTAATAATTAAGCATTATACATTGTTGATTTGCTAATGTTATCCAATATTCTTTATGCCTATATATAGAGATAACATGTAACCTTCAAATAATCTGATTAAGCATTATTGAATTATCATCATTCATTTATTactaacttaagcatcggaTTGTCACAGGTACACAGTACCACTTACATAACAACTTACAAGTTAATGATCATGATCGATGGTAAGACATGTCTTTACAGGTATGATTTGGCATCatatacttacaatatatatatatatatatatatatataggttataTTTCGCCCACAATTATTtacccatgcatgcatgatgcatgTTGATCTTGatcctatattaatttatttagataaatataaaacttcTTCCTCGTTtaacttacaaaaataattaatcatCACCCAATTATTATTTACCTAAAAAATTCTTTGACAATAAAAATTCTCATTATGTAGTATGTCATGTGGGGGGTCAATCACCTTGATCTCCACCCAATTGCCGTGCCCCTCAGCTTCCCATATTGCCGTGTAGCAATGAATATTGGTTGATTGCCATTATTTATAACATTAAAAGATTATCAtgcataatttaataagaaattCATGACGTTAACTTATCtcataaaatcatttcaataaGAGATGATTGTTCGTTTCTTATAAACATGTCCAAAATCTTGTTTACAATCAATATGGAATAATTCCTCGACAAAATGTacatacaaattaaataaaattgatcATATATCTTAGTtacaaaagtttaaatttgaacAAATAGGAACAGGATATAGACATGATTGTATGACACTACTTATATCGACATACGTAATCGGAATAAGAATAGGAATAAAACCGTCTGTTTAATACCACTGGATGCTGGATGGTGGATGCAGGGCCTTTTCTTACATGGATTGGCCCTGGTAGTATCAGTACTTCTCTATATGGAAACCACGAATGgcggtctatatatatatatatacacacacacacataatcAATCCATCTATCTCAGCCACTAATGCAGTTTGACTACAGAGTTGGGCCTTTCCAAATCCATTATGTGGGTTATATGGGCCTAGTCAAAAATGTGAGACAGACTTTATTGTCCCAAAAATTGGCTTGTCGAGAGTGTGGACTCTTAAGctctgtttggatgttaagctgagttgagatgaattgagttttttataaatagtaatgagttgagatggtagaataaattttatgatacacacttaaaatgagtttaaatgtatttgaacgttaagataagtttagatatatttacgagaagaaaaagattgtaagtcttatatataaagaagtgttgagttaaaaaatgttataaatcccatatataaagagattttaaattgagataaattaatttaataatttgaaaattaagtatttaaatggactcaatttaaaattagattaaactgAATTGATCTCAATTGAATTCAAATTCCAAAGAGGTTCTTAAGAACTAGCTTGTTggtacttaaaaaataaataaaaagcatcCTCCATCGATCATTGCACTCCTGCCACTATCGGATAATTGTAGCGAATGCTAATTCAAAAACTAAGATATGGTAGCCGGTAATTGTACCATTTTTGGTAGTAATAATCCAGAACTGACACAACACAAAACCTATGGCATCAATTAaccatatattataaaagatacTCATCGGGTATTTTTTTAACGATTGAATAATGGATATCAACATTCAATTCAATACTGAATTAAGGACTTAATTTAACAACATGCATGAGTTTAGATAAATTATTTGTACAAATTTAAGCTACGCAATGTGACACCCCCAATtttcacgtacggacacgtggaaattgagGCATCGGGATGATAACAATACGGGTCACGCATTCTATCgctaagtgtcaagtgtgtgtgcATGCAACACGTATACAACAAAACAACGCTGCAGGTAATAAAAGTttttcaactaagtaccagaactttgtttaaatacaaactcgcttaaaacaagcgtacaaaaaatattacaattaaccagcataaatataatacaaataaaaaacaataaccaAAATAGGAAATAAATCACAATCCACGAGCCGCCTTCTCAAGCTCAGCCTCCTTGtcctctgtatcaaaatctatgacgttatcgcaggtaagtaacaaaccaaacaaacctcaagataaaaatacattcatgcaataatcaaatgcatgaacatgatgccatatgcatatgtcccaaaaattcacatttttcacgcacgccaaaatctcattttggcccaaaaatccaatccaataaaacactcatcattttccatttttccagaaaatggcctaatAACCAACCATCAGAGCATCGTAGGCGGAAATCACAGttaggactctaccaccatctctacgtgtgcaccgtaggtggcaatcgcaggcgggactctaccaccatccctacacgtgcactgtaggcgggaattacAGGCGGGGCTCTACCACCGTCCTTGTTTACCATCCCTACAATGACTCTCTATCATACCGTTCATTCAGTTCATATCAAACACATTTAAAAATCCTTTCTCgtataaaaaaatctagtttcCAAATATGCACATTAACACGCATGCAATTCtacgaaaacccagttttcaatacccaacacatgtacatgcgtgaaccatgcaatgcaaatgacaagacTCAAATATCCAACATCATCTAAGCCAACAAACAACTCCATCTccaaatccatctgacccccgactccttGGACTTAGTCCAGCATAACCAaccaattataaattattgctaaagaaaaaatacatttaaatcttaaagaaagtttgaaaaatacttacagctctatataataatttttgaaggatcaatggGCTGCAAAAGGTGGCGAAAAAGCAGCGTAACAGCGTAAAAGCATTATGGCCGTGGGTtataaaatactcacttttgaatggggacgaatcaagacttgggattgatagagaatgacttagaggtgtttatgaaactagtggaagtggtggttggtcgtgggtggcaaCGAAAATGGTGATGAAAGTGAAAAAAAGGTCAAAACGGAGTTGAGTTCGTGGGGGTTGTTCTAGCGACAGATAAGAGTTGGAAATGGGTgagttaggtcggcaagaggtcggtgataaagtggtgaagagatggtagatggaggtggaacgacggcagCGGAATGGAGGAAAAACCGTGCAGCTTGGAGGAACTCACAGTGTCTAACGGTGGCTCGGTTGGGGCTGAGATTTGGTCggggtgttcaccggccggaggggagtcgaacggtgggaGTGGTGTAGTGCACAATGGCAAACGGCGACAGCTTGGGCGGGATGAAAAAAacatacgagagagagagagagagagagagagagagagagagagagagagagagagagagagagagagagagagagagagagagagagagagagagagagagagagagagagagagagtcacgtggggagagagaaactgggaggaaaaggaaagaaaaagaaggaaaaaaaaaggaaagaggaaaaagaaaaaaaggaaaagagaaaaagaaaatgggaaaagagatgaggtacaatcctcacAACTAGGGTTCAAAAACTgatcaaatgaaaataattttaaaagtaataaatccaataaaataatttaaacacaatatctagctaaaataaaataaataattgttaaaaactaacaacaaaatttaaaattcaaaaataaactaaattaaattaaagagcaatttaaacacaaaacaataattaatattaagaaagcaactcaaaataaatttcataacaaaataaatctaactaaaattcgataaatttaaaacaaaagaatcaatattttaattaaattaaaatactcattctataaaaatacatgtaaaaagggGATATCACACCCTCccctcattaaaaataaattttgtcctcTAAATTTGCAAGGTCGAATAATAACGCTAAGGCAGTTACCATAAACAACCCAGAACATGCTTAAGGAAATCACATAACCAACAATACCCAACAGATATGGGTACAACTTGcacaatttttccaaaacaCGAGAataaaccacacaaggcattcgTTACACAAGATTAggttagacccatacctgccatggcTCTAGCATCCTAACCCTCCTGAACCTCGCCGCCAACATTACTAGGAGTCACTGCGTACACTCGAGCCTGAACTAATTGCCTCTGATTAGTTCTACTACCGTGACGAGCTCCACGACTTCCTTGAACTTGACTacggcactcacgagcaaagtgcccCGTCTGaacgcattcaaaacattggttccTACCTAAACGGCACttgcctccgtgagctctattacatctgtCACAAACTGGAACTGGCCTCCCATACGCACACTGGAGGCTGCCAGCGATTGGATTCCTATCCTCTATTAAACTTCTATGGTGACTTagaactgcttccttcaccatcaaCATTCAGCCTCTTCTGATCTGCAAGGGTGGCTAAATTAACTAACTTCTGAAAATTTGTAATCTGATGACAAACTAGCAGTCTGCGTATATCCAGTCGTAGACCCTCTTGAAAATGCTCAACCTGCATATCTTCCATGGCAATGAGGTGAGTAGCAAATCGCTCGAGCTCCATAAATCTCTGGGCATATTGTTCAACAGTCATATTTCCTTGGACCAGGCTACTAAATTCTCATGCCTTTTGCCATCTCACAGAAGTGGGAAATAAAAGGTCATTaaattccttcttgaagcgctatCAGGACACAGCAACAAAAGACTCCAACTCCATCACCAAAAGTTCCCTCTTGGTCTCCCACCAATCAGCCGCATCACCTTGCAGCAAGTAACTTGCATATAACACTTGTTGCGACTCAGTGCAACCACAAACTTCAAATGTCCTCTCCAAATCTttaatccactttccagcctgaagtggatcttCTCCATCCGTGAAAGCCAGGGTTCTATGCGCtaaaaagcgctcataggtgtaTCTAACTTGCATCGCTCTACTCTGCTCTCCTTGGTGTGGTCGTAAATTTTGCTAAAGAAATTCAGTCATTCGATTTAAAGCCCTTGCCACGGCGTAATTCCCATCGCCTCTCGGCAATTCATCCTTAGGTTCACCAATTAGCCTTCTTGATCTTAGCATCTTCCTACCATAGCATAATCCTTAACCCCActtaaaactctaaaaaaaaaataaaattaaaatataacaaattaacatagaataaaataaaataaaaccaacaaaataaaataacacaataaaataagcaataaattaatcaaagtaagtaaaacaaattcaaatttaataaaataatttcaaatcgaataaaatcaaattaaattaaataaaaaaattcaaatcaaataaataaataatttcaaattaaacctTTAAAATATTCTGGTACCTGTGGGACATGTGATTTTACCCAGAACCGAACTGCTTTGACACCACCTGTGGCGCTCTCAATTCCCACGTATGGAAATGTAGAAATCAAGACGTCAGGATGATAACAATACGGGTAATGCATCCAATCgtcaagtgtcaagtgtgtgtgcATGCAACACGTGTATAACAAAATAATGCAGTGGGTAATAAAAGCCTTTCAACTAAATACCAGAactttgtttaaatacaaacttgcTTAAAGCAATTGTACcataaatattacaattaaccagcataaatataataaaaataaaaaacaataaccaaaacaggaaataaatcaCAATTCATGAGTGATCCTCGATCACTCCTCAGGGGAAGCTGCCTCATCGGACTCAGCCTCCTCgtcctttgcatcaaaatctactgtACCGTAAGTAAGTAACAAACCAAACAaacctcaaaataaaaatacattcaacttttattttattcaacttttatttcatctcatcttatctcaactcattaacCAAACAATACCTAATTAAATAGATGATACCTTAtcatttattcactttaattgATCTTACCGTTCATTTATAATTCTCTTAATAAGAAGTGCTAGATTTATAAAGGAGTTTTACAAAAGCAATATCATGATAATTAAATTGAGGTTACTTGATCGatatatctattttacaatcaaataaaataaaaatttaaaccttACGTTCGTACTAAGTCAAACTAAGTCTATCTATGAATTAAttctcataaaataatatgCCTATTGATAAGTCCACTTTGATCTTGGCCAAACTCGTACCATAATTACTACTGTAGAAAAAACATGTTGGCTGTAGCAATGACAAAATATCCACAGATTGCATATGTCATCTCTGCAAGGAGAGTGTTGTGGACTTTTGGCATACCTTCTCTCACTTTGCATGGCATGAGAACCGAAACAGAATAGATAAAACGACAGAAACCTCTCTCTCTAAGGACCAGTAGGGTCCTCTCTGCCTCGGACGTGCATTAAGATAAGCCTGCAGGGCATAAGCATCGACGTGGCCCCATGTCGAACGCGGACAAGGCTGTTCAACAGCTGCAGTACTGAGCATTGTCTTCTGTATGTGTGTCGTGTTTGTgggtgtgtgtatgtgtatatatatatatatttatgtatttgcAGTCCTTTCATTTCTGATGAACTTTTTACCGTAGATTTTGTTCAAATACAGTGCACAcgtaaatgtttttatttttgtttttgtttttgttttttgttttttttttttttttttgtttttttttttttgtttttttttttttttttttttttttaacttatagcACTAAGTAAGTCTTCCATCTGGGTTATATATTTAGGCTCTCGTGACCCTAAAGATGTTTTGCTTAGAGTTAAATGAACAAGCTTTCGAACATGAATTTCCAGTTTCATTACCGAAAGGTCAGTCGAAATTTTGCAGAAATTTTGTCTCTGCAAGATCTATCATACTTCAAATTAAGATCAATAGTTTGGAGAATATGTATTGGCATGCATATTGACAGGTTGAAGCTCTTCTGTTTGTCTACAGTTTGAGCACATGAAATAAGAACAAAGTGCGTGCTGCATCATGGTGTCGTTTCCCCCACACGTGCATATGGTGCATATAGCTGGGTATTAAACCCATATTAAGACATTCATAAGAATTATTCTTATACATCCATTCATGCTGCTGTCTATACGACAAACATTTTAGTAGTCCTCGATTAATTCTTAGTACTAAATAAGctttaaaaatagaaacatgGTGATATCCTAGTTGTAGCTGAATTTGATACTCTTCAGCTCATGCTACTCTCATGACCTACGAAACAAGCTCAAGAAGTCGAGaaaacattcatttcctttctcacatccagaatttttttcttacctTTGCACCAGTACTCTGAGCTGAAGCATTAGCTATTTTTGCCCTCAACAgcttctcttccttttcttccttCATCTTTTGGGCTCTGATCTGTTTCtccttttgttgttgtttgttggCTTTCTTGTCCAAGCGATAGTTGTGATAATTTTCCTCGTCCTCTTGCTTGAAAGCAGCCAAGCCATGTCCACCCTTTCCGCTCCCACATGGATGTCCTTGATGACTTGGGCCAGAAGAAGCATCAGAAGCCATTGAATCATCACTATCATCATCATGATTAGCATcattttcatcatcatcatcatcattatcgcCATCCCCATCATTTTCATCATCACTGTCCCCGTTATCACCActtccatcatcatcatcaccatatATGGGGGAGCCAATATACATTGTCCACCCAGATTCACTGCTGTGACATTCTTCTGCAGCTCCAAAAACTTGGGAAGACTCCATTGCTATAGTAGCAAGCAAGAAGAAGATCTAGAAACTGGTGGGTAACACCCAAATAAAACAGAAGTGGAATTTAATAAGCAGCAAATTACTGAGCCTTTTTTTCTCAGTTACCTGAGAAAACCCCTAATGCGTTTTGTTATCTGTGAGTGAAACAGCTTTCAACACAAACAAGAGATATATACAATTATCTAACACTATGAAAGCTACACGAAAGCAGAGTCTATTTAATAGCCAGGATACAACTCTCACCACACCCCCTGGAAGTGTAAAATAACCATAAATTCTCTGATCTCACTGAGTAGAAGACAGCTAGAAGCtgtcaataaataaaatgaaatccaCCTTAAAGAAGGCACAAATACAGAAGTAAACTTGAATTTTTAAAGGACATGGTGTGGTTTTATATTATAGAAGATGCAATCATCTTTACTTCTGTCTGCATTGTTCATTAATAAAAAAGGGGAGCTAGCTTTAATTGCAAAAGACAGATTGGCTCGGTCTACAGAATTAATAGGGAGAATATAGGACCCATGTTTTTAAGTAGGACACAAGAAGATCTCTTTACTACCCGATTTAGCTTTCACATCTTTAATACGTAGAGCTGTCACCCAAAAACCAGTAGGGCCTTTACCTTTGATAAAAATGCATGGAACCCAACTGGAGTTTATGCATTTGAAAGGGACTTGTCAAATATCTTCCTGCTCCTGCTACTGCTTTTCTGTCGTCCAATTTGCTGGTGCCTGTTTCCTGAGAAAGCAGGTTCATGTCTTTTGTGCTACTGTGTGTACGAACAAGGATTTTCTTTGCAACTTATTTATTTGCTCTTATACACACGTACAACTCCATAAATTAGTTGCAGTTCAGCTtatttcacacacacacacatacatataaataaactaTTAAGCTTAATGGATGAGGTGGAATATGAGTCACTGACTCGGTATGGTAGAAATTCAATGAACGAAAAGGATGGCTTGTGCTGAACAAAGTAACGTAGGTtcttttggcttatttgaaCGGTACATTGTTTTTTCCAAGGAGAAATTCTGATGGGAGTGAAATAATAGTGATCGGACATTTAACTTCCAGAATTTACTTCTCTATTAACTTGTGAAACTGACATCTTTCAAATCTCTTAAAATGCATGATAGTTTTAGGGCCTTCCCGATCAGGATTTCGATGTCTTTCACATGGTGCAATGCATTCATGGCTTTGGTCAGGGACACGCAGAATTTACTTCTCTATTAAATTGCGAAGTGACTTTTTacttcaattatatataaaaagataaaagaacatCTCTCACATCTCACATCTCCTAAACCGCAACTGGTTTTAGGCAGTTTCTCAGGACTTGAATGCATTTCTCACGTTGCAAACTTGCAAAGCATTCCAGGCATTCAAGGGCAAGTGTCCCACAAGTTTTAACTTCTAGTTCtttcacactttttttttcttgacttttgtgGTAACTTCTTCACGCTGATACACCGACCAAAGGGAAAATAAAACAGTGCATGATGTAATCTCACAGTTGTGAATCAAGTACTCTTCTAGAGGGACTCTCTTACTTGATAAGGGCAAAGAACAAAATGAAGATAATTGTTTAATTATATGACTACAACGTTCTATCCATGCGCTGTCCCATTGTTTTTAGGCATGTTTTTTGCTGTTCCCCAGTGTTTAATTCCGCCCCACCACATACTTTGGAACTTATAGGACAGGGTGAGGCCCATGCATTATTATTGCTGGCTTCTTGCTTTTGCTCCAGGCTCCAGGCTCCAGGCTCCACGTTAAGATTCAAAGTGTGCACTTACAAATATTGGACAATATTTCAAAGCTGTAGAGATTTCATTTCTCCATTTTTAATTACCCTGTGATTTGAGATtatctataattatttttggcAAGATTCACGTGGGAGCATTtaaataaagaagaatttttttttgtcaatttaCACATTATTGACGTGTAAACACTGCatcaaatacattaaaaaaaaatagtaattttttttatttcaataactATTACAGGTCTCACATTAATCATGAGTGGCTCTGCAATCACCGACTTGATCCAAATTTGAGTACCGACAAGTGTaaaaatttttgtctttttcttcttttatttatttatttttttgtatttttaaaaatactcttaaatatttttaaaaataaaataaaattcacaatatcaataaaagaaaaagtacttacttaattactaaaaatgaaaaataaataaataaataaataaaatgtaagaGAAATGTTCGAAACCTATTATCAGGGTCTTAAGCAAATATTTCTCGACATTAATTTGGGTAGTAGCAAAATTCAGAAAATAGAGTGTtctaatgatatattttatgttgattATCTCTGACACTCCACATTATGACATGTACCAAAGCCTGCACTGATTTtggattatatataattatgctagttaattaatttaaatgaaatcaatgatgattgatgcttttttaggtCTTATTATTCTCATGTTAATCATCATATAGGACTAGGATAATATGGTTAAGTTGAAATTGCACCCCATTTCACCTACTCTTCCCAATCTTTGAATTCGTTTTCGCAACTGAAAATATCTTtctttcatatattaatttttaatttaaaaaggaATCTCTTTTTCTGCCTGGCTAGCTTTGACAACAAGGCTCAACAAGCATATCATACAGCTAGCATTCAATATACCCTTGGCATGACTTTGTTGGCTCTAGCACACGTATGATTATAAAGGGAATGATCtgttgaaaaagagagagacaaaAACAGTAACGGCAACTTTATCCAGCTTGCCACAGTTTTTTACTTAGTTTTTTTGCGCATCTTGTTTTTT
This is a stretch of genomic DNA from Carya illinoinensis cultivar Pawnee chromosome 15, C.illinoinensisPawnee_v1, whole genome shotgun sequence. It encodes these proteins:
- the LOC122295834 gene encoding protein SOB FIVE-LIKE 2-like, yielding MESSQVFGAAEECHSSESGWTMYIGSPIYGDDDDGSGDNGDSDDENDGDGDNDDDDDENDANHDDDSDDSMASDASSGPSHQGHPCGSGKGGHGLAAFKQEDEENYHNYRLDKKANKQQQKEKQIRAQKMKEEKEEKLLRAKIANASAQSTGAKVRKKFWM